The stretch of DNA TGCTTGCATGCAGGGAAGGTGAGTGACTTGAGCGCAACCCGTGTGGGAATCGGCTACGACGTTCATGCGTTCGTCGAAGGCCGCCCACTTGTCCTTGGCGGGATTGAGATTCCCCACGACCTCGGACTCGTGGGCCATTCCGATGCGGATGTCCTGGTCCATGCGCTAATGGATGCGATTCTCGGCGCGATTCGAGCGGGCGACATCGGCCAGCACTTTCCAGATACGGATTCCGAGTACGCCGGGGCTTCAAGCATCGCGCTGCTCGAACGGGTGGCCGAGATCATGCGCAAGGCCGGGTGGCGCCTTGTCGATGCCGACACCGTGCTCGTGCTGGAGCGGCCCAAGATGGCGCCGTATCGTCAGGAGATGCGCGCACGCCTTGCGTCGGCGATGGCGGTGCCGGTCGATGCGATCGGCGTCAAGGCGACCACCACCGAGGGTTTGGGGGCGACGGGGCGCGGCGAGGGCGCAGAGGCGTACGCAGTCGTTATGTTGGAGAGAGTCGAGCAGTGAGCGACCGGCTGCGCTTCTCGCCCGCACCGACGGGCCTCTTGCACATCGGAGGGACGCGGACCTCGCTATTCAACTGGGGCACGGAGCGGTCTTGTGAGCGCTTGAGTCGCGCGGCAGGCTCAGCGATGATGTGACACATACTCCGAGGAGCTATTCGTCCGGCCGGACGAGCGCCGCTCGCCCGCAAAGGAGAGCCTGGAACCATGCTCGATCGCATCCGAGAGGACATACGCGCCGTCAAGGAACGTGACCCGGCGGCCACATCAACGTTGAACGTGCTGCTGAACTACCCGGGGCTGCATGCGATCTGGTGGCACCGGGTGACCCGCTGGCTGCACGTTCATGGCCGCGTCACCTTCGCAAGATGGCTGAGTCAGCAGGCCCGCTTCTACACGGGCATCGAAATCCACCCCGGGGCAACGATCGGGAGGAGGTTCTTCATCGACCACGGCATGGGTGTCGTGATCGGGGAGACGACGGTCATCCACGAGGATGTGACCGTGTACCAGGGTGTCACGCTCGGAGGTACCGGCAAGGAAAAGGGCAAGCGTCACCCGACCCTTGAGGACTGCGTGGTCGTCGGTGTGGGGTCGACCGTCCTTGGCGATATCGTGATCGGGAAGGGTTCGAAGGTCGGCGGAGGTGCGGTTGTGATTGCGGACGTCCCGCCGAACTGCACGGTCGTCGGTGTGCCCGGTCGCATTGTCGTTCGCGAGGGCGAGCGCATCGAGACCGTCGACCTGCATCACGAGGACCTGCCCGACCCGGTCGTCGAGATGTTCCGCTGCAT from Actinomycetota bacterium encodes:
- the ispF gene encoding 2-C-methyl-D-erythritol 2,4-cyclodiphosphate synthase; translated protein: MSATRVGIGYDVHAFVEGRPLVLGGIEIPHDLGLVGHSDADVLVHALMDAILGAIRAGDIGQHFPDTDSEYAGASSIALLERVAEIMRKAGWRLVDADTVLVLERPKMAPYRQEMRARLASAMAVPVDAIGVKATTTEGLGATGRGEGAEAYAVVMLERVEQ
- the cysE gene encoding serine O-acetyltransferase, with the translated sequence MLDRIREDIRAVKERDPAATSTLNVLLNYPGLHAIWWHRVTRWLHVHGRVTFARWLSQQARFYTGIEIHPGATIGRRFFIDHGMGVVIGETTVIHEDVTVYQGVTLGGTGKEKGKRHPTLEDCVVVGVGSTVLGDIVIGKGSKVGGGAVVIADVPPNCTVVGVPGRIVVREGERIETVDLHHEDLPDPVVEMFRCIQRRIDRLEARVAQDEAEMGGREPADRAVEPTSPDVDTGAARDL